Proteins found in one Drosophila innubila isolate TH190305 chromosome X, UK_Dinn_1.0, whole genome shotgun sequence genomic segment:
- the LOC117793861 gene encoding 2-methoxy-6-polyprenyl-1,4-benzoquinol methylase, mitochondrial, translating into MQNTRKLTNLARLMLKRTATMATTTANQGTTTTTEQTTHFGYQTVKESEKQQKVREVFEQVAQSYDLMNDAMSMGIHRVWKDIFIERLGPQHGMRLLDMAGGTGDISFRYLKYLAKQANPQQRISHVTVSDINQQMLNVGEERARQLGLTVEQLSNASIDWQCADAEKLPFPDNNFTAYTIAFGIRNCTHVDKVLSEAYRVLQPGGRFMCLEFSHLNNEAMQWLYDQYSFQVIPPMGQLLAGQWHAYQYLVESIRRFPRQDQFKSMIEDAGFVHASYENLTFGVVSIHSGFKL; encoded by the exons atgcaaaacaCGCGTAAACTAACAAATCTGGCAAGATTAATGCTAAAACGCacagcaacaatggcaacaacaactgcaaatcagggaacaacaacaacaacagaacagACAACACATTTCGGCTATCAAACTGTGAAGGAAAGcgagaaacaacaaaaag TGCGCGAGGTGTTTGAGCAGGTGGCCCAGTCCTATGATCTGATGAACGATGCCATGTCAATGGGCATTCATCGCGTGTGGAAAGACATCTTTATTGAGCGCCTGGGACCGCAGCATGGAATGCGTCTCCTTGACATGGCTGGAGGCACCGGTGACATCAGTTTTCGCTACCTCAAATATCTGGCCAAACAAGCGAATCCACAGCAACGCATTAGCCATGTAACCGTCTCCGATATCAATcaacaaatgttaaatgtcGGCGAGGAGCGTGCCCGTCAACTGGGACTGACCGTCGAGCAGTTGTCCAATGCCAGCATTGACTGGCAGTGTGCCGACGCCGAGAAGCTGCCATTCCCCGACAATAACTTCACTGCCTACACCATCGCCTTTGGCATACGCAACTGCACGCACGTGGACAAG GTGCTCAGCGAGGCGTACCGCGTACTGCAGCCGGGCGGAAGATTCATGTGCCTGGAGTTTAGTCATCTGAACAACGAGGCAATGCAATGGCTGTACGATCAATATTCCTTCCAGGTTATACCACCGATGGGCCAGTTGCTCGCTGGACAGTGGCATGCCTATCAGTATCTGGTGGAGAGCATACGTCGCTTTCCACGTCAGGATCAGTTCAAGAGCATGATCGAGGATGCGGGCTTTGTCCATGCCAGCTACGAGAATCTAACCTTTGGTGTGGTCAGCATACACTCCGGCTTCAAGCTGTAA